From one Candidatus Chromulinivorax destructor genomic stretch:
- a CDS encoding DUF3987 domain-containing protein, with the protein MTHTNNFIENCRSYMADQELSFDGDFIADGKIHRYSSDGKQNKKDEWYIAHEMISHKGYPGLTVTFGSWSEGITCTYRSFDQQHNSLSQEDIADFKDIARRNKLDADQKMREEQNQAAVAAQKAWNLYSVQPLSDECSRYERHKGIQQYEGIRYGLHPKSKQAFMVIPLINMKGHLRSLQYIYHDEQGFQKRFFKDAEKRGNFHFIGKLTDSVPRIFFGEGYATCASIFEATNEPIVICFDAGNIIAVIEVFRQQYPNTAFVIAADGDDIGRNKATLVASQYNCTVITPEFPLGFNLKKYTDFNDLHVACGIEVVRQHLAQIKYDEPCNQKTIAESYFAKDKQPCDSFKIDVLPPIFKEYVQALSMTTKAHPIMIASSVLSMVSGYLGTKVSIPKNEYFQVLYPNLWILCIAKSGSFKTTALNKGSFIARAQESKLLQQMKIMKDDAADAQAILNVSRQNVVLPTKLTSESFLEYLSQGHCGTIYSSEFGGWLSNLEKNHNQDFKPILTDFYDVPLSFRYKTKTQGDCIIHQPFVSICGVSTMTWITANLKPTDISSGFFARFLIMMPSHQDEIPAALPEKTDDDLSFVEVAFHDRLKSILEKVSDKKEYTLTPEAQKQFTEIHKSMYQQALQYDESAQEILQPYLKRWSPTYLKIAMIMQLFIDADAHEIDNIAILMADNFLKPAIESTKLLLQKELGESQFQGKCRKVFEWICSRIKKFNRPVTWQEIVTSKQLDFGGEEYEKVLSMLIDQGLIEYRELKPKKKSQYFLTDKVEG; encoded by the coding sequence ATGACTCATACTAACAATTTTATTGAAAATTGTCGATCCTATATGGCGGACCAAGAACTATCGTTTGATGGTGATTTTATAGCTGATGGCAAAATTCATCGATACTCATCGGATGGTAAGCAAAATAAAAAAGATGAATGGTATATTGCGCATGAAATGATTTCTCATAAGGGATATCCAGGTTTGACGGTAACATTTGGATCTTGGAGTGAGGGTATAACTTGCACTTATCGATCATTTGATCAACAACATAATTCACTCTCACAAGAAGATATTGCCGATTTTAAAGACATTGCGCGTCGTAACAAATTAGATGCCGATCAGAAAATGCGCGAAGAGCAAAATCAGGCAGCTGTTGCAGCTCAAAAAGCTTGGAATTTGTATTCGGTACAACCGTTATCAGATGAATGCTCTCGTTATGAACGGCATAAAGGAATACAACAATACGAGGGAATAAGATATGGATTGCATCCTAAAAGCAAACAAGCTTTCATGGTAATTCCACTTATTAATATGAAAGGGCATTTACGATCATTGCAATATATTTATCATGATGAGCAAGGCTTTCAAAAGCGATTCTTCAAGGATGCTGAAAAAAGAGGAAACTTCCATTTTATTGGTAAGTTAACTGATTCGGTGCCCAGGATTTTTTTTGGAGAAGGATATGCAACATGCGCAAGCATTTTTGAAGCAACAAACGAACCAATCGTAATTTGTTTTGATGCAGGCAATATTATAGCTGTCATTGAAGTTTTCAGGCAGCAATACCCGAACACAGCATTTGTTATTGCAGCTGACGGAGATGATATTGGTCGAAATAAAGCTACATTAGTAGCAAGCCAATATAATTGCACGGTTATTACGCCGGAATTCCCGCTTGGTTTTAATTTGAAGAAGTATACAGATTTTAATGATCTTCATGTAGCGTGTGGTATAGAAGTTGTTCGACAACATTTAGCTCAAATAAAGTATGATGAGCCATGTAATCAAAAAACAATTGCTGAATCATACTTTGCAAAAGATAAACAACCTTGTGATAGTTTTAAAATTGATGTTTTGCCACCAATATTCAAAGAATATGTTCAAGCGTTAAGTATGACAACAAAGGCGCATCCAATTATGATAGCATCTTCTGTGCTTTCTATGGTATCAGGATATTTGGGCACGAAGGTATCTATTCCTAAAAATGAATATTTCCAGGTTTTGTATCCAAATTTATGGATCTTGTGTATTGCTAAATCTGGTTCATTCAAAACCACTGCATTAAACAAAGGATCTTTTATAGCAAGGGCTCAAGAAAGTAAATTGTTACAACAAATGAAAATCATGAAAGATGATGCAGCTGATGCACAAGCTATTTTAAATGTATCGCGACAAAATGTTGTTTTGCCAACTAAGTTAACTTCTGAGTCTTTTCTTGAGTACTTATCACAGGGGCATTGCGGCACTATTTACTCCTCTGAATTTGGTGGCTGGTTAAGCAATTTGGAGAAAAATCATAATCAAGACTTTAAGCCAATCCTCACGGATTTTTATGATGTCCCTTTATCTTTTCGATACAAGACTAAGACACAAGGTGATTGTATTATTCATCAGCCATTCGTTTCTATTTGCGGCGTTTCAACGATGACATGGATCACTGCCAATCTAAAGCCAACAGATATTTCAAGTGGTTTTTTTGCACGGTTTTTGATTATGATGCCTTCTCATCAAGATGAAATCCCTGCTGCTTTACCAGAAAAAACAGACGACGATTTAAGTTTTGTTGAAGTTGCATTTCATGATCGACTGAAGTCAATTTTAGAAAAAGTATCTGATAAAAAAGAATACACGTTAACGCCCGAAGCTCAGAAACAATTTACTGAAATTCATAAATCAATGTATCAGCAAGCTTTGCAGTATGATGAATCGGCTCAAGAAATTTTACAGCCATATTTAAAACGATGGAGTCCTACGTATCTTAAGATTGCAATGATCATGCAATTGTTTATTGATGCAGATGCTCACGAAATTGATAATATTGCCATTTTGATGGCAGATAATTTTTTAAAACCTGCAATAGAATCAACAAAATTATTATTACAGAAAGAGCTTGGAGAATCCCAATTTCAAGGTAAGTGCCGCAAAGTTTTTGAATGGATTTGCTCTCGCATTAAAAAGTTTAACAGACCAGTTACTTGGCAAGAAATTGTAACATCCAAACAGTTAGATTTTGGCGGAGAAGAATATGAAAAAGTTTTATCTATGTTAATAGATCAGGGACTCATTGAATATCGAGAACTTAAACCAAAAAAGAAATCGCAATATTTTTTAACTGATAAAGTTGAAGGGTAA
- a CDS encoding septation protein SpoVG family protein: MISINEIQIVPIESKNGMVGFASVIVANAFYLGSIAIFTRPEGGYRLTYPTRKNTRQNLNFFYPINKEVAQQVELAVIKKYQEIVIDTN, from the coding sequence ATGATATCAATAAATGAAATTCAAATCGTACCGATAGAATCAAAAAATGGAATGGTGGGCTTTGCAAGTGTAATTGTTGCAAATGCCTTTTACCTTGGATCAATTGCAATATTTACGCGACCTGAAGGCGGATACCGCCTTACCTACCCTACGCGCAAAAACACTCGTCAAAATTTAAATTTCTTCTACCCCATAAACAAGGAGGTAGCTCAACAAGTAGAACTCGCTGTGATCAAAAAATACCAAGAGATAGTAATAGATACAAATTAA